A region from the Vibrio rumoiensis genome encodes:
- a CDS encoding 4Fe-4S dicluster domain-containing protein, whose amino-acid sequence MLTSFLQQQSSANGKARSFALLNTVELKNLIPPTVSYESRGNLLIVGAQQEVEAVFSHFDAMNSVTALMVDAETHTSAVIPSAQCFFSQQVTISGFLGHFEVRIVRSGVSHNLARAVTGEDHFDVVLDLTPNGIMMEEVPVPGYYPSGRGYPTLDESLEAIPELIGTFDKPKFFRLNTELCAHSSRGVKGCTRCIDACPAGALTSQGSEKTGHKIEINPYLCQGVGTCATSCPTEAISYALPEPKETQTFIERVLAKYFAEGGETPIVMFCSERHEKYNLMMLGMLPDNVIPITLDELPSVGIDTWFSALVHGACQVMFAASRHMPATIIRVLETEVAIAQTLLTQLGLEKQRIDLMYMEDLRHSAPTLIQQPLAITASNIQSGMKRDRLFNALDLLAEHYAPDTNLVTNNIAQVPEGAPFGTVNCDADNCTLCMSCVSVCPTRALHAKGDSPALLFTEQDCVQCGLCESACPEKVISLEPRFNWDKQQRTQDMTLHQEPAAHCLSCGKPFAPASMIEMLQNKLRGHSHFASEDKLRRIAMCEDCRVRDLFSDLTANPAKQLDI is encoded by the coding sequence ATGTTGACATCATTTCTACAGCAGCAATCGAGCGCTAACGGTAAAGCTCGTTCATTCGCCTTGTTAAATACGGTCGAGCTAAAAAACTTAATTCCGCCAACCGTGAGTTACGAATCTCGTGGCAATCTACTTATTGTCGGAGCGCAACAAGAAGTGGAAGCCGTATTTAGCCACTTTGATGCGATGAATTCAGTCACTGCATTAATGGTTGATGCTGAAACTCATACTTCAGCGGTGATTCCTTCTGCTCAGTGCTTCTTTTCTCAACAAGTGACGATTTCTGGATTTCTCGGTCATTTTGAGGTTCGCATTGTTCGCTCTGGGGTTTCGCATAACTTAGCCCGAGCCGTGACCGGAGAAGATCATTTTGATGTCGTTTTAGATCTCACCCCTAATGGCATCATGATGGAAGAAGTGCCCGTCCCAGGTTATTACCCAAGTGGGCGTGGATACCCAACGCTTGATGAATCATTAGAAGCCATTCCCGAGCTTATCGGTACCTTTGATAAGCCGAAGTTCTTCCGATTAAACACCGAGTTATGTGCCCATAGTTCACGTGGTGTGAAAGGGTGTACTCGTTGCATTGATGCTTGTCCTGCAGGGGCACTCACCAGTCAAGGTAGTGAGAAAACCGGTCATAAAATTGAAATTAACCCTTATTTATGCCAAGGCGTTGGCACATGTGCAACCTCGTGCCCGACAGAAGCGATCAGTTACGCGCTGCCTGAGCCTAAAGAAACACAAACTTTTATTGAACGTGTGTTGGCTAAGTACTTTGCAGAAGGCGGGGAAACCCCAATCGTGATGTTTTGTAGTGAACGTCATGAAAAATATAATTTAATGATGTTGGGCATGCTACCTGACAATGTTATTCCTATTACTTTAGATGAATTACCAAGTGTTGGGATTGATACTTGGTTTAGTGCGCTGGTTCACGGTGCCTGTCAGGTGATGTTTGCTGCTAGCCGACACATGCCTGCCACCATCATCCGTGTATTAGAAACCGAGGTTGCCATTGCTCAAACCTTATTGACTCAATTAGGGCTAGAAAAACAACGTATTGATCTTATGTACATGGAAGATCTACGTCATAGCGCGCCGACATTAATCCAACAACCGTTGGCCATCACTGCAAGCAACATTCAATCAGGTATGAAGCGTGATCGTTTGTTCAATGCGTTAGATTTACTGGCTGAGCACTACGCCCCAGATACGAATCTAGTGACCAATAATATTGCTCAAGTACCTGAAGGAGCACCTTTTGGTACGGTAAATTGCGACGCTGATAACTGCACATTATGCATGAGTTGCGTCTCGGTTTGCCCAACGCGAGCGTTACACGCTAAAGGGGATAGCCCTGCGTTGTTATTTACCGAGCAAGACTGTGTTCAATGTGGTTTATGTGAAAGTGCTTGTCCGGAAAAAGTAATCAGCCTAGAGCCAAGGTTTAACTGGGATAAACAGCAGCGCACGCAAGATATGACACTTCATCAAGAGCCAGCAGCACATTGTTTAAGTTGTGGTAAGCCATTTGCACCCGCTTCGATGATAGAGATGTTACAAAATAAGTTACGTGGTCACTCTCATTTTGCCAGTGAAGATAAATTACGTCGCATTGCCATGTGTGAAGACTGCCGCGTGCGAGATTTGTTCTCTGACCTGACCGCTAACCCTGCCAAACAATTGGATATTTAA
- a CDS encoding DUF3306 domain-containing protein produces MATNRFQRWLTKKNKSLEENQEVDVPITAQFDADALDSMTVTLNEETLADSKTDSSLPSHQQPNDHTSHRDESEGETNQDLPLTTIAHVFSEGFSKQEKQQQLRALFHSDEFSGIDPLDSYNMDYTKVKSLPKDVADTLRSWHKRVEEVFDENEDASECLTGNTELAQAEQVAYAAEENDQPKVNSSEASKNNQASPNKGADLAKVAMDEDNKKSG; encoded by the coding sequence ATGGCAACTAATCGTTTTCAGCGTTGGTTAACGAAAAAGAACAAAAGCTTGGAAGAAAACCAAGAAGTCGACGTGCCGATCACCGCACAGTTTGATGCTGACGCCTTAGATTCGATGACTGTGACTCTGAATGAGGAAACATTGGCCGATTCTAAAACAGATTCGAGTTTGCCTAGTCATCAACAGCCAAATGATCACACCTCGCACCGTGATGAAAGTGAGGGGGAAACCAATCAAGATTTACCACTTACGACGATTGCGCATGTATTTAGTGAAGGATTTTCCAAGCAAGAAAAGCAACAACAACTTCGCGCGTTATTTCATTCTGATGAGTTTTCTGGCATCGATCCACTTGATAGTTACAACATGGATTACACCAAAGTAAAAAGCCTGCCTAAGGATGTGGCAGACACTTTGCGTAGTTGGCATAAGCGTGTCGAGGAAGTGTTTGATGAGAATGAAGATGCGAGTGAATGTCTCACTGGAAATACTGAGTTAGCGCAAGCAGAGCAAGTCGCTTACGCAGCGGAAGAAAACGACCAACCCAAAGTGAATAGCAGTGAAGCGAGTAAAAATAATCAAGCGAGTCCAAATAAAGGCGCAGACCTAGCTAAAGTCGCAATGGATGAAGACAATAAAAAATCAGGATGA
- a CDS encoding DUF3305 domain-containing protein, with amino-acid sequence MKKTPHSWPVLCLLEKQIKLVGRWETESWQWQGINLTPDVTEPNPYLQLLELYKDERTDYRFNLSSKQPKLFLALEFLDTNSAPKISHLTASQAAIACYMDTDYLVLAIDMPLAIQAWMEAFIGRHGELLEVRKKKRQGAGRSNGN; translated from the coding sequence ATGAAAAAAACACCCCATAGTTGGCCGGTTCTTTGCCTATTGGAAAAACAGATTAAACTTGTAGGTCGCTGGGAAACTGAATCTTGGCAATGGCAAGGCATCAATTTAACCCCAGATGTCACGGAGCCGAACCCGTACTTACAATTACTTGAACTGTATAAAGATGAGCGCACCGATTACCGCTTTAATCTTAGCTCAAAACAACCGAAGTTATTTCTTGCTTTAGAGTTCTTGGATACCAATTCAGCCCCTAAAATCTCACACTTAACGGCGTCTCAAGCTGCCATCGCTTGCTATATGGATACGGATTATTTGGTACTGGCAATCGATATGCCACTGGCGATTCAAGCATGGATGGAAGCCTTTATTGGTCGACACGGTGAACTGCTTGAAGTGCGCAAGAAAAAGCGTCAAGGCGCAGGGCGGTCAAATGGCAACTAA
- a CDS encoding formate dehydrogenase accessory sulfurtransferase FdhD: MSDYPSIIKSGSTPVQTEIVEVYDEYGEKLTKEIACERPLTVLLNWKEIVTLMTLGSRPESLVLGYLKNQGFLKDPKAIESVIIDWETQSAAIITKESTDHLDKALEKKTVTSGCGQGTMYGNVMAQLENYQVPQVPLKQSDIYATLEALTHFNETYKKAGAVHGCAVCRGSEILSFVEDVGRHNAVDTLAGEMWLKQESGDDKIFYTTGRLTSEMVIKVAQMGIPTLLSRSGVTQMGLDLAKQFGITTIARAKGLRFQVFSGAHKVEFDVKGNQSA; the protein is encoded by the coding sequence GTGTCCGACTATCCAAGCATCATTAAAAGCGGTTCCACACCTGTTCAAACTGAAATTGTAGAAGTTTATGACGAATATGGTGAAAAACTCACTAAGGAAATCGCTTGTGAGCGTCCTCTTACGGTATTACTTAACTGGAAAGAAATCGTCACGCTGATGACTTTAGGTTCAAGGCCGGAATCTCTGGTATTAGGCTATTTGAAGAACCAAGGTTTTTTAAAAGATCCCAAAGCGATTGAGTCCGTCATCATCGATTGGGAAACGCAAAGTGCGGCAATCATCACCAAAGAAAGTACTGACCATCTTGATAAAGCATTAGAGAAAAAGACCGTCACATCAGGCTGTGGTCAAGGCACTATGTATGGCAACGTCATGGCGCAACTGGAAAACTACCAAGTTCCACAAGTTCCATTAAAACAATCCGATATCTACGCGACACTTGAAGCTCTCACTCATTTTAATGAAACCTACAAAAAAGCCGGCGCCGTTCATGGTTGCGCGGTATGTCGTGGTAGCGAAATACTATCCTTTGTAGAAGATGTCGGTCGCCATAATGCAGTGGATACTTTGGCTGGTGAAATGTGGCTAAAACAAGAAAGTGGTGACGATAAAATCTTCTACACAACCGGTCGTTTAACCTCTGAAATGGTCATCAAAGTGGCTCAAATGGGCATACCAACGTTATTGTCTCGCTCGGGTGTGACTCAAATGGGGCTCGATCTTGCCAAGCAATTTGGCATCACCACCATTGCACGCGCTAAAGGATTACGTTTCCAAGTATTCTCTGGTGCACATAAAGTTGAATTTGATGTCAAAGGGAATCAGTCGGCGTAA
- a CDS encoding substrate-binding domain-containing protein, which produces MKMRFWATALLCLATLAPTANAQDAKTIRLATTTSTYHSGLLDYLLPKFKNETGYTIDVIAVGTGKALKMGENGDVDLVMTHAPGAEAEFINKGFGVEAHHLMYNDFVIVGPKNDPAGIKDEKSAAKALKTLADKNITFVSRGDDSGTDKKEKAIWKQDNIQPSFSAYRSVGQGMGPTLNMASELQGYTLTDRGTWIAYQSKLDLEIMVQGDKALFNPYQVILVNPERYKGLNTKGARDFSNWLISKHGQQLINDYQLQGQKLFTASYDGK; this is translated from the coding sequence ATGAAAATGCGCTTTTGGGCAACCGCCCTTCTTTGCTTAGCGACTTTAGCACCAACGGCTAATGCTCAAGATGCAAAAACCATTCGCCTTGCCACCACTACCAGTACTTACCACTCAGGTCTTTTAGATTACCTACTGCCTAAATTTAAAAATGAAACCGGCTACACCATTGATGTGATCGCTGTTGGTACAGGTAAAGCTTTAAAAATGGGTGAAAATGGTGACGTTGATTTAGTGATGACTCACGCCCCTGGCGCAGAAGCGGAATTCATTAACAAAGGTTTTGGCGTTGAAGCCCATCACTTAATGTATAACGATTTTGTGATTGTTGGCCCGAAAAACGATCCTGCTGGCATTAAAGATGAAAAATCCGCCGCCAAAGCGTTAAAAACACTAGCAGATAAAAACATCACTTTTGTCTCTCGTGGTGATGATTCGGGTACCGACAAAAAAGAAAAAGCGATTTGGAAACAAGATAACATTCAACCTAGCTTCTCTGCTTACCGCTCTGTAGGTCAAGGCATGGGACCAACGCTGAACATGGCATCCGAACTTCAGGGTTATACATTAACGGACCGTGGCACTTGGATTGCTTACCAAAGTAAACTCGATTTAGAAATCATGGTACAAGGTGATAAAGCACTATTTAACCCATACCAAGTGATCTTGGTGAACCCTGAACGCTATAAAGGTTTAAATACGAAAGGTGCCCGTGATTTTAGTAACTGGTTAATCTCCAAACACGGCCAACAACTGATCAATGATTACCAATTACAAGGCCAGAAATTATTTACCGCCAGTTACGATGGCAAATAA
- a CDS encoding ABC transporter permease translates to MQLWQTTLDALHLLVNFDADLWKVVSVSFSVSFTAILMVLAPALLCAFILAYCEFPGRWMLLSFVHTLQAVPTVVIGLLLYMTLSRAGPLGDWQMLFTQKAMILGQMLISFPILVSLMYGAFQNSDKRSIETSYTLGVSRIRILMTLLWETRFPLFAAVVAGFSRIITEVGCSMMVGGNILNSTRNIPTAIALESQKGAFAQGVALGMVLLLLALLLNFVLTSAKGQGHLRV, encoded by the coding sequence ATGCAGCTTTGGCAAACGACACTCGATGCGCTTCATTTATTAGTCAATTTTGATGCTGATTTATGGAAAGTGGTATCTGTGTCTTTTTCGGTCTCGTTTACTGCCATTTTAATGGTATTGGCGCCGGCGTTATTGTGCGCGTTTATCTTGGCTTACTGCGAGTTTCCCGGACGCTGGATGTTGCTTTCTTTTGTTCACACATTACAAGCCGTTCCTACGGTCGTGATCGGCTTACTTCTGTATATGACATTATCTCGCGCAGGTCCATTGGGTGACTGGCAAATGCTATTCACTCAAAAAGCGATGATCTTAGGACAAATGCTGATTAGCTTCCCTATCCTCGTCTCATTGATGTATGGTGCGTTTCAAAACAGCGATAAGCGTTCAATTGAAACCTCTTACACACTAGGAGTTAGTCGTATACGTATTTTAATGACCTTGCTATGGGAAACCCGTTTTCCTTTATTTGCTGCGGTAGTGGCTGGTTTTTCAAGGATCATTACGGAAGTTGGCTGCTCAATGATGGTAGGTGGGAATATTTTAAATTCCACTCGTAATATCCCAACAGCCATCGCACTAGAAAGTCAAAAAGGCGCATTTGCTCAAGGAGTGGCATTAGGCATGGTATTGCTGCTGCTCGCCTTATTATTGAATTTTGTTTTAACCTCTGCCAAAGGTCAGGGACATTTACGAGTTTAG
- a CDS encoding energy-coupling factor ABC transporter ATP-binding protein yields MQFKDKVLFHIPRLQLAPNEAVYLRGDNGVGKTTLLKILSGLMAPTSGTLSHYQSWLSRWVNPNKYGIVYLHQSPYLFDDTVYKNVQYAIKFSKMSRQEKRAQVITALRKVGLETLADEHVSVLSGGEKQRIAMARAWIIKPAVLLMDEPSSSLDIESISRLTLLAKELLEIGSSLVITSHQQNELTQLCSKQWWIKNHTLVESPLLQVIQESTEPESLQQTTVL; encoded by the coding sequence ATGCAATTCAAGGATAAGGTTCTATTCCATATCCCAAGGCTGCAACTTGCACCGAATGAAGCCGTTTACCTACGAGGTGATAATGGCGTGGGTAAAACGACGTTATTAAAAATTCTATCCGGTTTAATGGCCCCCACTTCTGGCACTTTAAGTCATTATCAATCTTGGTTGTCTCGTTGGGTGAATCCCAATAAATACGGCATTGTTTATTTACATCAATCTCCTTATTTATTTGATGATACCGTATATAAAAATGTTCAATACGCCATCAAGTTTTCAAAAATGTCGAGGCAAGAAAAGCGAGCTCAAGTCATTACGGCCTTAAGAAAAGTAGGACTTGAAACCCTTGCCGATGAACATGTGTCCGTACTATCTGGTGGAGAAAAACAACGCATTGCGATGGCTCGAGCTTGGATCATCAAACCTGCAGTTTTATTAATGGATGAACCCAGCTCTAGCCTTGATATTGAATCTATTTCACGTCTAACCTTGTTAGCTAAAGAACTACTAGAAATAGGGTCAAGTTTAGTTATTACTAGCCATCAGCAAAATGAGTTAACTCAATTATGCTCAAAGCAATGGTGGATAAAAAATCACACTTTGGTTGAATCGCCATTATTACAAGTTATTCAAGAATCAACCGAACCTGAGTCGCTACAACAAACAACGGTGCTATAA
- the mobA gene encoding molybdenum cofactor guanylyltransferase MobA has product MLKPQQIDWVILAGGQGSRMGGMDKGLVELNDKPLIEYVIEALQSQTASITINANRSHDIYQQYAPVIADSFTEFPGPLGGIHAGLSHPGNNEWVGFVPCDSPNIPNNLAQLFCDAWHQEADILVAHDGEYYQPVFTLFHRRVLEKLHDFLERGERKIILFYDECNTVKVDFSNAKDTFINLNTPEQLKMFSQR; this is encoded by the coding sequence ATGCTAAAACCACAACAAATCGATTGGGTGATCCTCGCCGGTGGACAAGGCTCTCGTATGGGAGGCATGGATAAAGGTTTAGTCGAACTTAATGATAAACCGCTGATAGAGTATGTGATTGAAGCGCTGCAATCTCAAACTGCGAGTATCACGATCAACGCCAACCGTAGTCATGATATTTATCAGCAGTACGCTCCAGTTATAGCAGACAGCTTCACTGAATTCCCCGGTCCACTAGGTGGTATTCATGCTGGGCTTAGTCACCCTGGAAACAATGAATGGGTCGGTTTTGTTCCTTGCGATAGCCCCAATATCCCCAACAATCTTGCGCAACTATTTTGTGATGCGTGGCATCAAGAGGCTGATATTTTAGTGGCTCACGATGGCGAGTATTATCAACCCGTTTTCACTCTATTTCATCGTCGAGTGCTTGAAAAACTGCATGATTTTTTAGAGCGTGGCGAACGTAAGATCATTTTATTTTATGATGAGTGCAACACGGTCAAGGTTGATTTTTCGAATGCAAAAGACACATTCATCAACTTAAATACGCCAGAACAGCTCAAGATGTTTTCTCAACGCTAA
- a CDS encoding bifunctional molybdopterin-guanine dinucleotide biosynthesis adaptor protein MobB/molybdopterin molybdotransferase MoeA, with protein MTSFPIPVLGFAAYSGTGKTTLLEALLPKLTAKGLRIGVFKHAHHDFDIDQPGKDSHRLRKAGATQMLIASRNRHALMTETPEKEANFFKLLEQFDLDNLDFILVEGCKNLSFPKIELHREVIGKPWLHPHDDNIFAVASDSDIIESELQHVDINDLDAICELIENFIQGTSTTKPATTTSCDSLSPAFLSVEQGLDKILSTLTPPKSTEQQSLFNARLKVIGQDIISPINVPAYCNSAMDGYALRGQDILDGLSSFEVVTEILAGNGYSAEIATGQAAKIMTGAPMPQGADTVIMREQSQQNGQSVSFSVNTKEFKVGQNMRQAGEDLAQNSVVFNQGTRITSPELGMLASLGISRVHTYPQRKVAVFSTGDEVQAPGETLNDHCIYDSNRFTVMAQLERLGCEVVDLGIIEDNKAALESTLLEASTQADAIISSGGVSVGDADFIKTVLDKIGQINFWRINMRPGRPLAFGHINETPFFGLPGNPVAVMVAFLAFVEPALRLMQGEKNWQPNKLKAETESKVFSRLGRTEFTRGIYHLDEFGQLKVRTTGKQGSGILRSMSEANCLIEIPPHVEMAKEGEMVTILPLEGRL; from the coding sequence ATGACTTCATTTCCGATCCCTGTACTTGGCTTTGCGGCATACAGCGGCACAGGCAAAACCACCTTACTTGAAGCCTTATTGCCTAAGCTCACCGCTAAAGGTTTACGAATTGGGGTTTTCAAACACGCGCATCATGATTTCGATATCGATCAACCAGGCAAAGATAGTCATAGATTAAGAAAAGCGGGCGCAACACAGATGTTGATTGCTTCGCGAAATCGCCACGCCTTAATGACAGAGACTCCGGAAAAAGAAGCCAATTTTTTCAAATTACTTGAACAGTTTGACCTCGATAATCTCGACTTTATTTTAGTGGAAGGCTGTAAAAATCTATCTTTTCCTAAAATAGAACTACACCGGGAAGTGATAGGTAAACCTTGGCTACATCCTCATGATGACAATATTTTTGCTGTCGCTTCAGATAGCGACATTATCGAATCTGAACTTCAACATGTGGATATCAATGATCTTGATGCTATTTGTGAATTAATAGAAAACTTTATACAAGGTACAAGTACAACTAAGCCGGCTACCACTACCTCTTGCGACAGTTTGTCACCCGCCTTTTTATCGGTTGAACAAGGTTTAGATAAGATCTTAAGCACGCTAACGCCCCCCAAATCGACGGAGCAACAGTCTCTATTCAATGCTCGTTTAAAAGTGATTGGGCAAGATATTATTTCACCTATCAATGTGCCAGCTTATTGCAACTCGGCGATGGATGGTTACGCACTGCGTGGTCAGGATATTCTAGATGGCTTATCCTCTTTTGAAGTCGTCACTGAAATCTTAGCGGGTAACGGTTATTCTGCTGAGATTGCAACCGGTCAAGCGGCTAAAATCATGACAGGTGCTCCTATGCCGCAAGGTGCTGACACGGTGATCATGCGTGAACAAAGCCAACAAAATGGCCAATCGGTCAGCTTCTCAGTCAATACAAAAGAATTTAAAGTGGGCCAAAATATGCGGCAAGCCGGTGAGGATCTTGCTCAAAATAGTGTTGTCTTTAACCAAGGCACCCGTATCACTTCACCAGAACTCGGCATGTTGGCTTCATTGGGTATTAGCCGTGTCCACACCTACCCTCAGCGAAAAGTCGCCGTGTTTTCTACCGGTGATGAAGTGCAAGCTCCTGGCGAGACATTAAACGATCATTGTATCTATGATTCGAATCGCTTTACTGTGATGGCGCAACTTGAACGATTAGGTTGTGAAGTGGTTGATTTAGGCATCATTGAAGATAACAAGGCTGCGCTAGAATCCACTTTACTCGAAGCATCCACACAAGCCGATGCCATTATTTCATCTGGTGGTGTTTCGGTTGGTGACGCGGACTTTATCAAAACCGTTCTCGATAAAATCGGACAAATTAACTTCTGGCGAATTAACATGCGCCCAGGCCGCCCTTTAGCTTTCGGTCATATTAACGAGACGCCATTTTTTGGCTTACCCGGTAATCCGGTTGCCGTGATGGTCGCTTTCCTCGCCTTTGTCGAACCGGCCTTGCGCCTGATGCAAGGTGAGAAAAATTGGCAGCCGAATAAACTGAAAGCAGAAACCGAAAGTAAAGTGTTTTCTCGCTTGGGCAGAACGGAGTTTACCCGTGGTATCTATCACTTAGATGAGTTTGGGCAATTAAAAGTACGCACGACGGGCAAACAAGGTTCCGGTATTTTACGTTCAATGAGTGAAGCCAATTGCCTGATTGAAATTCCACCTCATGTTGAAATGGCAAAAGAAGGTGAAATGGTGACGATTTTACCGCTAGAAGGTCGCTTATAA
- a CDS encoding LysR family transcriptional regulator, giving the protein MLDINWLKTFVTLAEYKHFGRAAMALHMTQPNVSLHLKQLEQATCVKLIDRNPFHLTQAGQRLLESSQRTLLELQICQADLNAFNDLNRGTLTIAASDIISRLLLIGPFQLFKAEYPGIDFTLLNTTSSQASELVKNAEADLGFVIAQKQSQPLHFTELQQIKWCALGNNLEQWQQDAEQQYDNKSEVVKGSEPTLILLGHDTRTRDLIDEALPSLQLSNYRIMEVGSVDAQIDWAEAGFGVAIVPEFAVSTKRNLTSTITPLPEFPSTRLGYVVRQNQILSKAIKQLLQWVSDEIIRTHI; this is encoded by the coding sequence ATGTTGGACATCAATTGGTTAAAAACCTTTGTTACTTTAGCGGAATACAAGCACTTTGGTCGTGCTGCAATGGCACTGCATATGACTCAACCTAATGTCAGTTTGCATTTAAAGCAATTGGAACAAGCCACCTGCGTGAAGCTCATTGATCGAAATCCATTTCATTTAACACAAGCCGGGCAGCGTTTACTCGAAAGTAGTCAACGTACTTTGCTTGAACTGCAAATTTGCCAAGCGGATCTCAATGCTTTTAATGATTTAAACCGCGGTACATTGACGATAGCCGCCAGTGATATCATTTCTCGTTTATTGCTTATCGGGCCATTTCAATTATTTAAAGCTGAATATCCAGGCATCGATTTCACTTTGTTGAATACCACGTCATCTCAGGCTTCAGAGCTGGTTAAAAACGCTGAAGCCGATTTAGGGTTTGTTATCGCCCAAAAGCAAAGTCAGCCTTTACATTTTACAGAATTGCAGCAAATTAAATGGTGCGCATTAGGGAATAATCTCGAACAGTGGCAACAAGATGCGGAGCAACAGTATGACAATAAATCAGAAGTCGTGAAGGGGAGTGAACCCACTTTAATCCTTTTAGGGCACGATACTCGTACTCGAGATCTGATTGATGAAGCGTTGCCATCATTACAACTTTCTAATTATCGAATCATGGAAGTTGGCAGCGTTGATGCTCAGATCGATTGGGCAGAAGCCGGATTTGGGGTGGCTATCGTGCCGGAGTTTGCGGTTTCGACGAAACGTAATCTAACCTCGACGATTACGCCGCTACCAGAATTCCCTAGTACCCGTTTAGGTTATGTGGTGCGACAAAATCAGATTTTATCAAAGGCAATTAAACAACTTTTACAGTGGGTCAGTGATGAGATTATTCGTACACATATATGA
- a CDS encoding adenylosuccinate synthase: MPSIVVVGANWGDEGKGRIVDFLAGEAAASIRFQGGNNAGHTVVNDHGTFKLHQLPSGIFNPNCIAVLGPGMVISPAALSEEIAEVQAAGVDVKLCISDRATLCLPLHALEDTLEEQRLGDAAYGSTRQGIAPAYGDRVMKKGILVGWLNQPEVLQERIQFMLDWKMPQLKALYPTCDFSQTASEMTEWLLEVTAAWRPFICNVTEPLKALQAKDANLLFEAQLGAGRDLVYGEYPYTTSSNVTAAYAGIGSGLPALRPERVIAVAKSFSSSVGTGTLVTAMEEQDNFRESANEYGAVTGRPRDMGYFDAVATRNGIELQAATEIALTKIDCLSGMQDLKICVAYDGEHTENPIWPQTAALSPVYENMQGWDEDITGCRHFADLPQAAQDYVTRIEQLMGVRVSMVSVGPERDQMIIRS; the protein is encoded by the coding sequence ATGCCGTCTATCGTTGTTGTGGGTGCAAACTGGGGTGATGAAGGTAAAGGCCGAATCGTTGATTTTTTAGCGGGTGAAGCTGCTGCCAGTATTCGTTTTCAAGGTGGTAACAATGCCGGCCATACTGTTGTAAACGATCACGGCACGTTTAAGTTACACCAACTACCAAGTGGTATTTTTAATCCTAATTGTATTGCAGTATTAGGCCCTGGCATGGTGATAAGCCCTGCAGCACTAAGCGAAGAAATTGCGGAAGTTCAAGCTGCAGGTGTTGACGTTAAACTTTGTATTTCTGACCGCGCGACCCTATGTCTACCCTTACACGCATTAGAAGACACTTTAGAAGAACAACGCCTAGGTGATGCGGCTTATGGCTCTACTCGTCAAGGCATCGCGCCAGCCTATGGAGACCGCGTAATGAAAAAAGGCATTTTAGTAGGATGGTTAAACCAACCTGAAGTTTTGCAAGAGCGTATTCAATTCATGTTGGATTGGAAAATGCCACAACTTAAGGCGCTTTATCCAACTTGTGATTTTTCTCAAACTGCCAGCGAAATGACCGAATGGTTGCTTGAAGTCACCGCAGCATGGCGCCCATTTATTTGCAACGTCACCGAGCCACTTAAAGCGTTGCAAGCTAAAGATGCCAACCTACTGTTTGAGGCCCAACTTGGTGCCGGTCGCGATTTAGTTTATGGCGAATACCCATATACGACTTCATCAAATGTCACCGCAGCTTATGCAGGAATTGGTAGTGGCTTACCCGCGCTGCGTCCTGAACGAGTGATTGCCGTCGCAAAATCGTTTAGCTCTTCTGTTGGCACCGGCACTTTAGTGACCGCAATGGAAGAACAAGATAATTTCCGCGAAAGTGCTAATGAGTATGGCGCAGTAACCGGCCGCCCACGTGACATGGGTTACTTTGATGCGGTCGCAACACGCAACGGTATAGAACTGCAAGCCGCTACTGAAATTGCTCTCACTAAGATTGATTGTTTATCAGGAATGCAAGACCTTAAAATCTGCGTTGCCTACGATGGTGAACATACTGAGAACCCTATTTGGCCACAAACGGCAGCATTAAGTCCTGTTTATGAAAACATGCAAGGTTGGGATGAAGATATTACTGGTTGTCGTCACTTTGCTGATTTACCTCAAGCCGCACAGGATTATGTGACTCGTATCGAGCAATTAATGGGTGTGCGAGTGAGTATGGTATCGGTTGGTCCAGAGCGTGATCAAATGATTATCCGTTCATAA